Sequence from the Dysidea avara chromosome 5, odDysAvar1.4, whole genome shotgun sequence genome:
ataatgaataacattTAAGAAACCAAATATGTCATACCTGTCTCATTGAGTGGTATGAACATATTTTGCAGTTGTAAGGATTTCATCCCCTGAATAGGAAACTAGCTGACCACTAAAGATGGCAATATATATAGTACAATTGTTTCTGGTTTACAATAACAATTAATTTTGCaactctctaataaagcagtcagccaGATttgaatttaatttttttacagtgaacaGTGAGAGGTTTGCATTGAAGATAATCATTATGTGTACCCTGTATGTGAATTCCCTTCAATAATGAATCATGTTAATCAATGTGACACAGAAAAAGCTTACTGTCACATTTTATATTAGGATTATAATTTGCGGTTCATTGGTTAGGTAGGCAGTTGATCAACTACTAAAGATATCTCTAGACATCACTTATCTCTCAATAATGCTTTCTCTGTTATATGAAagaaagattttcaaacactctaataaagcagtctgtaCATTTTTTGTATTAAATTGTCCCATATGTGTGGTGCACATCATGTACTTCACTAGCATTGGGCATGTAGTCTTACCACCAGAATGTGCAACTAGAATATATGGTATCACCTTGTTGGTATTGACCTGTTTTACTACTGTAGAACAGATTTTACCCCCATGTAATGAGACATCACCCACAACATAGCTTAGAAACCTCATCATAACAGTGACACAGAAATGCAGCAAAAATTAGCAAGCAAGCAGCCATTATTCTCCGATCAGCTAGACTGGGTTCAGTTCCACCATAGTCTCTGGAGTGATGGGCTCTTTTTTGATAACTGCATGGATGTGGTAAGGAATGCTACAAACTAGACAGGATTATCTGAACAAATAGATTAGCAGCTGGAGATGTTAGACCAGCCATCTCATTAATTCAGGTGAATGCATACATAGACTCTTCAAGAATGGTACTGACTAGTATCTGCCAGGTGCTCTAAGTACAATGTAAGGTGAGTCAGTTGGATGGGAAAAGCTGTTATAGTAGCAAAAGCATCTGACCATAACTTAAATAAAATTACTGAAAGTACATGATAAACATGAATCATCATTGTTTGGACTACAGTATCAGATTATTTTCCATGGGTTcaatttaataatattatcacTGACAATGGGCAGGTATGTTTAGTTGCCACTTTGGGCAAATTTTGCTATGTCTATTTGTAGTCCAGCATCAAATATGAcagcataataaaagcataataggctggagtgctatgccaacataatgctagcatattaagtggatatttcaaactatggagctaaATTTCATGAAATAGATTGATACGCCCTTATAGAGTAGTCAGTAGAAACTGAAAActgcaatagaacactcaaatgcattgtgcaCAGCtcctccttagattgatactttctaataaaacagtcactttgtagtgaaatactctaatagagcattcactgtttAAAATGTTCCAAAATAACTTTAAGAAGTGTTGTtaatggagcataatgggaacactctGAAGAGTATAGTAGGTGAAAagtttgggaaattcctgaaagcaattagggaaaatttttttaccataTTTGATTCAGGTCTACCTATTTGATGACAGTTTTGGAAAACCataattttgcctatttttgGAAAGCATTAATTTTGCCAATTTTGGATTGTTTAGACAGAAAACCTTGGAAATTTTTGCCAGTTTTGGAAACTTGCAAAACATCCTCAAAGAATTGGTACTCTCCTTATATAGCGGGTATTGGTTTCCAGTATTAGATTTACTGTTTTACTGTTGCATGAATGGATTAGGAAATCTGTTATAGTAGAGTTAGAAATGTGCTATAGATTAGGGTTAGAAAATTTGCTATATAGCAGAATTATAATGTACATATCCACTATATAGTAGGGTTATAATGGGAACTTAGCAGTTTGGAAATTTGCTATATAGGCTAAGAGGTTTGCTATTGGGACATTCTTATAGATAGGAAATTTACTAGTAGAGTTTGAAGATTTGCTAGAATAAAAATTTACTATTAGGATTTATTATTAAAATAAGGAAATTTGTATCAAGGCCTGCAAATAAttatagggcatgtgggcacccCATCATACAACAAGTCATATCGTAGTACTAGAATATAAtaattgcattctgtaactaGCCAATTAAATGGGCAATAACAAGACTGAAAATTGCATGGTCTTAGGACGATGACATAAAGTTATGAATTATGACAGTTTGAAAAACCAGGCAAAatttatgtgcccacataccctgttTTCACAAGCCAAGTAACATAACTATAAGTAGTTAGAAAATTTGCTAGTAGAAttaagaaattcactattagTTTACAAGTTTGGAAATTTACCAATAGAGTTGGGAAATTCACTAGTGGAGTTAGGGTAGGGTTTGtgttatgtacagtataatgaCATACAGTAAGCAAAAGCAAAAACACTTCTGAATAAGTTATTGCCACCTTGGGTATTTACCTGTCCTGAATACTAAGGTGCATGTATCCTGATTTTCTAGGTCAGTTGTTAATGCTAAggaatactttgggaccattaccaagtgtcctgTAGATTATGCAGGTGTACATGTTCCTTTTTCAAGTGTCCTATTTAATAGATTCTACTGTAGTGATACTTTTGCTAAACCATATTGTTTTCCTTGATATGGGGTCCTTTCTCTATTACAAGTGAAAATATCCAATGAAAGCTACCAGattaaaatgtttatagtttCACAAGCTTGGTGTACCAGAAGTTTTGAAGTAATGTACCACTTTTCATCATTCTTTGAAATACATATAGTAGACACACAGAAACGACATGATAACTCCTTATTACTCTGCAACAATTATATGTAAATCTATCTAACTTCTTTACCCTTTCAACTATAACAATAATTTGACTGACCATGGAAATTGGTAAAGAGCCTCAAGCCAACTAATACATTCAAttaatacatgcatgtacaaggCATTTGTCTAAACATTCAAATTcaactataattatataaaatattGTGACACCCCCATTACCACATAATGTCATTGCAAATGCGGTGTGATTGAGAAAATGTAATTCTCtgctatgtacagtacataaagtGCAAAAGATTAAATGCATAAAACCAGGTACAAAGAGAATAGGTATTCTCCACATCGAAGCATTAAGGATTAACATGTGACACACTCTATTAGCATTAATACTGTATCTACAGGAAAAGTGTTTTATAAAACTACAAAATGTCTGAAGTAAATATTCTAAGTGTTAAATATCACAGGGATGCATTATGTCACACAAAGTAATTGTTGTCCAAAGAAACTAATTGCCAGTATCTTCAAAATCATTATACTGCATGTAGCAGTTGTAGCGGCTGAAGATCCGTTTTCATGGGTTGGAATCAGGTTGAAAACTTCTTTATCACTTTGGTGTTGATCAGCAAAAGGAGAACTCTAAGTAGGATTGTTAAAACTGAGTACATCAGTATTGCATATTCCATTTGAGTTTTCTTTCATCATCACATATTTTCTACTCACATAATGATGCCTGCAATATGCTATTCCAAAAACTACCAATATAACAATGGCTATTCCAACTACTGCAATTGGTATTACAATAGCAGTGACTGGGGTGTCTTCTGACTGTTGTAGTTCCAGATTCTCAGACTGATTATCAATTTCTTTTGGTCCACAAAATTGTATGCCACCATTTTCATCCAAACAGCAAATACTGCATGGCTTGTTCTTTAGATTGACACATGTGGAGTTCTTACCACAAGGATGAGGATTGTTGGCACATTTATCATAGTCCACACAATTGTATCAGCTTGACAACCTTCAATACAATGTCGACAGTTTTCAGTGTATGTACTGCCACACCAGGATGTGTGTTGCTAGGTATTGACATGTCAGTGTAGCCTCCAAGCAGTGTTAAACTAGttggtgatttgttcatatCTTGTAAGAACACTTCAACATTTCATGCATAAAAATATTGACCCTCTGGACTGATTTCCTTGATGAGTATACTTAGGGTGAAGGATGGAACTATTTCATAATTCAAAGCTTGTTGCTTGGTAACAGACAGATACCAGTGGGAAGAGTTATGGAAAATCACAAATGGAGAATAGCTGGAATTTAATTTCAAGATGCAGACTGGCTGGTTTATATCACCATCGACATAGTCAGGATCTACAAAGTTAAATACACCAACAAGTGTTCCTGATGGAGCATTTTCATTCACAGTGTTAGGTAACAATTAAATTTACATTGCTAACAGGTTCATTTACATTGAGAATATCCACCCACAACTTTGAAGTGATAGTTTCCAAACCATCTGAATAACTGATCTCTAGTTACTCTATTGATTTCTTCAAAATCAAGggatgtacttgtttgtaagcTTTCTCCCCTGGATGAAATATTAAATCCATCAGAATAAGTACTGTTGGTGATTTAAGTGTGAGAATCATTTGACTATTTAAGTAGAAAGGAGAAGTTTGGACTGACAAGTAAAAGTTTCATTAAAGTCTTGATCTtcccaggggcgtagccagccaatatctgatggttgggcataacatcaacttaactacacacacaagaaacacacTCACTTTCATgcgagacattatcaaagaaaaatatgaaaagtgtatgcacacaaggcctatatagctacctatgctatagtgtaaacaaatgctgctgcaacatttactagctatatgctattctattaaacttgtagggcaggcatccatcacgtgacatcaaactgctgaacctacgaGAACCAACAAtataaacagttcatcacatatttactacaataaACTGACAGTTTAGCTTACAGGccaaccaccacagcgatatgTAATGTTTTTcaagtaaacgccacatggCCCCGAATGAAGGCCAGGGTCGCTACTATAATGAGTCTtgtcacaaatatcagcatgccaagaaagcttcgtcccagacttatacTAAGTTATAGTAGCCAACGTACAGTTTGCATGAATCTGATGTAAACCACTACTCGGTTAGACAAATTGTAcacgtgacactttataatgacttgaccttttctccatttctagctccatttgcatatactattattgttatctagaagagtacgttttcccgttttctttcatcagcagtaggctatacggtactttccttaaCCAAAAATAtgcttgacaagtccactgaaacgaaatcttttgctgccagcaccatccacactgaatcctactgacgattatcattcactgtgacttagagatacagtaccacgactatagtgtatagtgtaccacgcttcgactccgggccattttaaatttcgaatttaaatcGCGCCAAAGAAcgtggcacgtgcgtctacATGCAGTGTATTTATTGGGATTTCCCAAGGGATTTTTCGCGTACTGaatcacgtgatacaccatctatctcgatccctagcttcttcgaagtcatggctcaacaaatgaggtacatTTTTACGCTTTACAGTTATTAAAAagggttgttttgtgtgctgtgaatcctcgcgtgaattttaaactagctacttgtgatggttgggcaaaagtttgtgatggttgggcaagaaactatgatggttgggcaaatgcccgcccatgcccacccttggctacgccactggatcTTCCGCAACAATGGTGGCTACTGTTATGCCTGCCAGTTGGTTTTCTGCTAGGACAAGGTGATTCTATTATCAATGGTACTTCATTTACATCTTGCAAGATACTTTATCTTTTTACACTGCTGACATCGGTTACCACAACATCTACTCAGAGGTTTGCTCAAAGCCTAACACAACAAATGTGTGACTGTTACCTTCGACTTCATCACTGACATTTAATCTACCCATCATTGTGTTGATAGGAGCATTCTCTTGTATTACTGGAAAATCAACAAAGAATATGTCATTTGGTGCATCATTCACATCTACTACAGTAATGACATGGCTTTCAGTAATACAAGCACCTGCTGAATCGGTACTCTCAATGTCAACCTGATATTGAGATTGTTCCTCAAAGTTTAATGGACTTATTGATAATATTACATTTCCTGCAATGATAAATTTATCAGTGTGATTGTTTAGACGATATGTAAAAGAATCTGTTGAATCCTCATCTATATTTCTTAGGACTGCAATTTGAGTACCAGTCGGCATGTTTTCATTAACAGTAAATCCTATTTCTGATTCTATGCCAGTTGGAGCTTCATTGACATTCAATAGTAAACACTTTTGTGTCTGTTAGTTCTCCTTTGTCTGTGCATTCTACAGTAATAGTGTGTGTGATATTTGCCATTCATAGTTAATACTAGAACCATTAAAGAAAGACCATCAATTTAAAATATTCCATTACTGCTGTCAAGTAGTGTACAGTGAAACATTTCAGTGAAATCAGGATCCACAATAACAATGGAACTAACAAATGTACCATTAGGAACATTTTCTTCTATTGTCAAATTGTTGATTAAGATGTTGGTTGGCTGTTAATTTTGATCTAAAACCGTTATCACTATAATATGTGTGATGGGTGTAGTTGTACCATCAGTGCATGACAGTAACATTCAATACCTGGATATCAGTTTCCTCATAGTTCagcagtggctaaaaaaactattttttacaactagcccaaacctGAGATCGGGGGGACAGGGTAGTATAGAGTACATatataaacaaaattttctttgtgtctgaatagtagctattttgtattttgtgctCTATGTTGTCAcaattgttgtgtagcaaaatgtcaGTGAAGAGAATGATTGAAGGGATTTCAGGGGAGTGTGGGAGCATATTTACCTAGCTGAAACATAATTGTGGTAAGactgaatctggaagcaatttgagataaGTTACTGAGATCTGGAACcaggaaatagcaaacaaacttacagtgatGTACAAGCCAATTCTTGCCCATGCAATTTTTTTATATCAATAGTGaactgtgaaaatgaccataactataagttgcaattttagtgaGCCATACTTgagtggaaaatttttgaaaatggcaatctcaagactggattttgacttgaggtacttttagtcaaatccctgtaaacataCACATGCAGCACATCAtaatttttgactttattcttttctcagtgtggtgcagcttgctatGTATTTAGTCGGACTTTTGCAACTAGCCCattcaccatttacaactagccaaaagtgatttacaactagctttttggtcacaactagccccttttttTAGCCCCTGTAGTTCAGTGGTCTCAAAAGTTGTAATCCAACTGTGTTATCTGACATAGTCTggtcaacctgtagaaagagaATTTTATAACACTATAGGCTAAATACACTAATTCTTCAAGCTATTTATGAAGGTATTGGTGATATCAGGAATTTCAGTGGTCTTCCTTCAGGATCTTTAATTTTGCAGTAAATATTCCAACAGTAACATTGTTTAATCCTTCTTGTACTGGATTGTAATGGAATATGATATTTTCTGGAGGCTAATCAATATCAATGGCctatataatatatgtaatatAAGTTTTTACACTAAATTGCTACAAATACTGTGTGTGGTTTACCTGAATAGTGAATGTCTGCAATTTggaattacagtggaacctcagttatccggagcccacttatccggattcttggtaAACTGAACTAAgggaatgactgctctattagagtagtgactgttctattagggtagtttaaATAGTGATGACTTAGTTTATTTCTTTTAGTTacttatacacagtttcagagttAAGGCTTATGGACCAACCCTGGTCCCAaggagttcagataactgaggttccactgtattagtaCTGTAAGTTACTCTCACTACATTTACACAGAAATTAATTGGTTTCCTCCATGAATCTAAGTAACCAATCATTTGCCCACTTTACTAGTGAATTCAATTCAGCCTGTAGTCATTGAGAATCTACAATATATTAAACTGTAGTGTAAATCTTAGTGTCATCAGCAAAAATGCTAATTTTACATTCTACTTACTTATACAGTAGAAATGAAATAACACAGGGCCTATAACTGAGCCCTGAGGAATCCCACTATACATTGTAAAGGCTTGAGAAGCTGAACATTTGAAACTATATATACTTGCCGTGAATGCTCACTGGGGAAATCTTTAAGCCACAATAACAATTCTCTTTTAATTAATATCATTATGCAtctaatttttaaattaatctACAGTGAGGCAGAGTGTCAAATGCCTTCAAAAACTCTAAAAAGATAATATCTGTTTCAATGCCATTATTAAGCACTGAGGTCCAGTCATTTAAGGTTGTCAATAAATTTGTCAAACATGACCTCCCCTTAGTATAGCCATTGAGAAATTAATCTGTGTTGTGTAAGAAACTCTGTTATACGTGATGACACAAAGATTCATGAATCTTACAAACTTGTGAGTTGAGACTAACAGGACAATGATTGTACAACATTGATAATGGTTTGTACAGACCATAACGACCCTAAGTCTAAGTCTATTACAGATGGTTGCTGACTGCCCCTAGGATTTTTTACATGTTGAACAAGGTAAATATCTTCACACAAGTCTGAAAACATCGTTAAAGGAGAACTATTCCACCTGAAACTGTGGGGAcaagtgtaatatggacacctgggaACCAGTGTAATATACGTGTAATATGGACGCCGGACACCTGGAGACCAGTGTAATGTGGACACCTGGGGACAATTAGCGtcttgattttccaggtcagctaaacttttgggaccttaactaagtgtctgttGTCcccaagtgtccacattaacaggttccagatTCACTAACTTTAATCTTCAGAGAACTAAAGAGAAGAGCCTTCTGAACGGCAGGGGCGGATTCAGAATTATGGAAAGCgaggtcaaaatgaactgaggcactacattgtctctggtttatgcacttgtcaatttcatgccccacccctccACCCCaggggcgtccccacaccccaggtggggatttgacattgcttcttgtccccacccctggggcaattgacagttgtccaattcactgaccaattttcggtagttgcatttctaaacaataaaatcgcacttgctataattttactagctagctacagggcaggtttattactagtcgcatgcatgaaatatgcgcttagccttagtcatccttgaggtgttgtcaaatcccctactatgggggtgggggcatagtggggatttgacagccgatttttcCCTactagtggggaatttgacaccacgatttgtcaaatcccctgtaccccccccccgggggtggggcatgaaattgacaagtgcattagtaAGGTGCTGACAGTAGCTGTTCACCTCTCCAACTACGCATTTATCGCTGATAAAGTACAtcaaaatccttacatagcagtagctcactacacactgctctaatactgtgactgctttattacagtgactgctctattagggtatctcgatcttggtatactaaatttttggagggggtcaagagccctCCTTGACCCCCCAGTATCTGCACCTGATTCGGCGGTTCACACACTTCACAGGAGCGGGAGCTGACAAatggaggggcacaaacaggttgagttgtaggtggttggtcAGGGAGAGCAAATTCTCTTGTTATAGTTGCCGTATTTTAAGTAGAAATGATCACTCCttaataggatgatttttgtcattatggTCTTAAAAGATTATAAAAGTCTTAAAACTagcaacactataattattttagaggcgcttactaCGTACTGGGTGACGATTTGAATTGACAGCTGTTttaactttggtttcaggtgagtttgcaataaatgctAATATATCATGAGTTATGATATAAATTGATTTTTGGTCTGACAAATTGTAcagtatttctatcaaaagaagtagctatggctctTCCACTGAGGGAGGGGGGCGCAttaatgccccatcctggatccaccattgcttCAGATGAGTAGATAAAGGTTTGCCTGTACTGCAGTGTTAGTCTGATGGAGCCAATCTCAGGTCTTGGGCTGGTTGGTGTTTCCAAGTGCCAGGAGATGTTATCAATCAAAACTCAGTGGAAAATTTTCAAGCCAacttgcacacacacgcatgcacacacttgTAGTTAACTGACAACAAATAATGTTAATATACATTTACACACAATCATAATTGTGATTCAGATATGTACAATTATACTCCACTTATGGAGGTATGTACattaaatctatattattattattattaagtgcTACCCACACATCATAAAGCTCCCCAGGCACCATTACCATTGGTACTAGGTTTACTTATGAACAATGTAAATAAATATAAAATACATGCCAGTTGGACCACATTTAATTCCCACGTCTTATACCATCACAGATCCAGCCATTGTTGGCCACAGTCTGTCTTTCCACCACAGACTTTGTGAAAAATCTTGGAGTTCGAATAACTTCCACCTTGCATCCGATTGTTCAATGTCAGAAGTCATAATTATGCAAAGTCTAGCTACTATCAAATGATATAAATTCATTTAATATCAGACCTACTGAGTActggggcggtggagcaggtcaaacagtgagggggccagggcagctgtaagttgaagaccaaaaaaaaaaaagtctgctgacaatagctgctctccaccgattatatataactacacatacgtagctaaataacttgctacactgcttctctgaatactgtgactgctctattagagtatccagatcctgactgtcctattagagtaccttgcaaacagtgtcccataaaagtgggggggccatggcccccctggccaCCACCTATGCTACATCCAAGCTTGGGGTCCATAATTTATTATGCTAAGGATAATTATAAATATGTTGGAGAAATTCAGCACTGTGCTACAAAATTGATACCCCATTTAGCAAATAAACTACATACTAAGAGAATCTAAATATATATTCACTATACTGTAGGTGAGAGTGTGCCATGGAGACTTGATTGAAACTTTTATGATTTTAAGTAACTGTTATACCTATATATTCTAAAAAAAATTTACCCTGTCACCAATCAATTCTACAAGAGACAAACCTTCTAAACTCCTTGTAAGATCAAGGTTTCTCATAGTTAGGAATTTTTTAGCTATCCTGTGATGTGAATTACACCCAATCAGTTATTGACTTTAAGAACAAACTATGCAATATATTTTGGACAGAAATTGGATTTGGACATAACGAGCTAGCTGAGAGGCCAATCAGTGGCCTGTTTATTTAATATTTATGACTAGCCGCATAAATTACGGCCTCGCGGGATTGTTGATACTGAATTATTCAGGGCCGCCGCTCGCAATAAGTATGAGTGGTGGTTAAGTCCCTGGATGTTTTAAGGGTTTTCCCATCCCTAATATGGTTTGGTCAAAGAAACTAGTTTCAGCCCGGAGTTTCAACGTTCAATAATAAGGGAAATGGCGGAAGGGAATGCGGCACCCCATTTCGTCTCCGAAGAAAAATGTACCCATGGTGGCAACTGAGTCTTCTTGTGAATTACCAGCACCAACCTACGCCCCAACGGAAGAGAGTGGCACGTTTGTACTTGCCGAAGGGCCTTTCGCTTACTCTGAAATGAAGCGATTCATACGGGAGGCAATCGATGAGAAATTTGATCAGTTTGAAAAGGGTACTCTTAAGCCCTATTGTGAAAAAATGAAGACTGCTGGGACGGAAAATTCGATGGAGAACCTTTATGAAGTGCTACAAACTCAACTACGTGCTGTAACGAAGGACCTGAGCGATAACTTGTGTGCTACCATCAGACAACAATTGTCATCTGGCCCACACTATGATCAGCCTGATAGTAAATCATTGGATAATAAGCCTGAGAAGGTAGGCTCCACTCAtgtgcatcatacagtacacagTATATTAGGAGG
This genomic interval carries:
- the LOC136256009 gene encoding uncharacterized protein isoform X2; the protein is MRHPISSPKKNVPMVATESSCELPAPTYAPTEESGTFVLAEGPFAYSEMKRFIREAIDEKFDQFEKGTLKPYCEKMKTAGTENSMENLYEVLQTQLRAVTKDLSDNLCATIRQQLSSGPHYDQPDSKSLDNKPEKGRKDSLKPHKTATKLLESATNHTRSTPTSYSASASGVDGTAAHIHTGTLPDGSYEGLGSEPTSEEVHSKIDHLAGQDKASKRGKEHFAEKT